From a single Myxococcales bacterium genomic region:
- a CDS encoding DNA repair exonuclease has product MAGETGGMTARFLHTADWHLGHAFASFGEAAARRREDQRQAIARLVDLAIAEKVHAFLIAGDLFDSTRPDGAALGVARQALDRLAAAGIPAFAVAGTHDYLGLENGRPVLAHENLHWFDAPACDKPVKTGPAENPLWLYGLSALPGKPADLDSLKSRGAEGTHVALLHATVLAQTGLAVEHKDLPVTPPQLANLQLDYVALGHFHTFAEIRFTGRLVGCYPGTPESLRFGETGPRLALLVTADRDGVHVFPHAVGSGVCAAAALDCAGSADEAALVHAIEAHGGANVYARLRLQGLIDEPLDPEALHARTADRFAYLELVDETDLSASHRLADLAREPSVRGHAISLLLRHLEGETDPRQRRLAQRALAHLVLEFDRHRSGGAA; this is encoded by the coding sequence TTGGCTGGAGAAACCGGCGGGATGACGGCGCGCTTTTTACATACGGCCGACTGGCACCTGGGCCACGCCTTCGCCTCTTTCGGCGAAGCGGCCGCGCGGCGGCGTGAGGATCAGCGGCAGGCGATCGCCCGCCTGGTGGATCTGGCGATCGCCGAAAAAGTCCATGCCTTTCTCATCGCCGGCGACCTGTTCGATTCCACCCGGCCCGACGGCGCCGCGCTGGGCGTGGCGCGGCAGGCGCTGGACCGGCTCGCCGCGGCCGGCATCCCCGCGTTCGCCGTGGCGGGAACACACGATTACCTGGGCCTCGAAAACGGGCGGCCCGTGCTGGCCCACGAGAACCTGCACTGGTTCGACGCGCCTGCCTGCGACAAGCCGGTCAAAACCGGCCCCGCCGAAAACCCGCTGTGGCTGTACGGCCTCTCGGCCCTGCCCGGCAAACCGGCCGACCTGGACTCGCTGAAATCGCGCGGCGCCGAAGGGACGCACGTCGCGTTGTTGCACGCCACCGTGCTGGCGCAGACCGGTTTGGCGGTGGAACACAAAGACTTGCCGGTCACGCCGCCCCAACTCGCGAATCTGCAACTCGACTACGTCGCGCTCGGTCACTTTCACACGTTCGCCGAAATCCGCTTCACCGGCCGGCTCGTCGGCTGCTATCCCGGCACCCCGGAAAGCCTGCGTTTCGGCGAGACCGGGCCGCGCCTGGCCTTGCTCGTCACCGCCGACCGGGACGGCGTGCATGTCTTTCCCCACGCCGTCGGCAGCGGCGTCTGTGCCGCGGCGGCCCTCGACTGCGCCGGCTCGGCCGACGAGGCCGCCCTCGTCCACGCCATCGAGGCGCACGGCGGCGCGAACGTGTACGCGCGGTTGCGCCTGCAGGGGCTGATCGACGAGCCGCTCGATCCGGAAGCCTTGCACGCCCGCACCGCCGACCGCTTCGCCTATCTCGAACTGGTCGACGAAACCGATTTGTCGGCCAGTCACCGGCTGGCCGATCTGGCCCGCGAACCCTCGGTGCGCGGCCACGCCATTTCGCTGTTGTTGCGCCACCTCGAAGGCGAAACCGATCCGCGGCAGCGCCGGCTCGCGCAACGCGCCCTCGCCCACCTGGTGCTGGAATTCGACCGCCATCGCTCCGGGGGCGCGGCATGA
- a CDS encoding TlyA family RNA methyltransferase, with protein MTAKVRLDQLLFDRGLAPSREKAKALIMAGLVLVNDRPETKAGSPTDPAAAIRLKDEGSRYVSRGGDKLVGALAAFPLPLAGGRFLDIGQSTGGFTDALLEHGAAAVTGVDVGYGQLAMKLRRDPRVTCIERWNARDLPADFFAGALFDGAVIDVSFISLTLILPGVAAHVRPGGFLLALVKPQFEAGRAQVGKGGVVKDPLIIAACVEKVAAGAATLGLVDRGRVPSPITGPKGNQEIFLWLEKPAG; from the coding sequence ATGACCGCCAAGGTCCGCCTCGATCAACTGCTGTTCGACCGCGGCCTGGCGCCCTCACGCGAGAAGGCCAAGGCGCTGATCATGGCCGGCCTCGTGCTCGTCAACGACCGCCCGGAAACCAAAGCCGGCTCCCCGACCGATCCGGCCGCCGCGATTCGCCTCAAGGACGAGGGCAGCCGCTACGTCAGCCGCGGCGGCGACAAGCTCGTCGGCGCGCTCGCGGCGTTCCCCTTGCCGCTCGCCGGCGGCCGCTTTCTCGACATCGGCCAATCGACGGGCGGTTTCACCGACGCACTGCTGGAGCACGGCGCGGCGGCCGTCACCGGGGTGGATGTCGGCTACGGGCAACTGGCGATGAAATTGCGGCGCGACCCGCGCGTAACCTGCATCGAACGCTGGAACGCGCGCGACCTGCCGGCCGATTTTTTCGCGGGCGCGCTCTTCGACGGCGCGGTGATCGACGTGAGTTTCATTTCGCTCACCCTGATTCTGCCCGGCGTGGCGGCGCATGTGCGGCCGGGCGGATTCCTGCTGGCGCTGGTGAAACCGCAGTTCGAGGCCGGGCGGGCGCAAGTCGGCAAGGGCGGCGTCGTGAAGGATCCGCTGATCATCGCCGCCTGCGTCGAAAAAGTCGCCGCCGGCGCGGCGACGCTCGGCCTGGTCGACCGGGGCCGCGTGCCCTCGCCGATCACGGGCCCCAAGGGCAACCAGGAAATATTTCTTTGGCTGGAGAAACCGGCGGGATGA